The DNA sequence AGCATTCACACAGGTGTTGACATTGGCCTGCATCAGTACTGATGCCTATATGCctctgtactctttggtaggaTTAAAGATTCTGACTGTTGTTTTTTGACCCAGGAATGTGATGAGCAGCCAAGAAGTTGTAGACTTTATTCAATCAAAGATCAGCCAACGTGATGAAAATGGGGAGCTTCGGTTATTGTCATCCATTGTGGAAGAGGTGAGTCTAAAGTTGGAGTAGAGTGCCTGGTTTACACAGACACCTCTTGAGATGAAAGCAGAGGCTGGGAGTAGTATTAGTCGATGTACACACTAGAAGGCTTTGATTAAAAAGGTGgacctttcctcatttccctgaTCTAGCCTTAGGCCTCAGAAATTAACAAGTTTCTTTTTGTGATAATTGTTGCCCATTCCTTCTCTCCTACCACCATGTATTAGCAAGGACAAGCCTTTTTGTGGTGCTTTGGTTCCCAGGAAGGGGTTCAAACCGTATGGCTAAACTGCCTTAACCTTTTTGTAGCTGCTGGATCAGTGCCTGGCACCAGACACTTCTGGGGATGGTACAGGGTGTGACAACATGACATGCATCATCATTTGCTTCAAGCCCCGAAACACAATAGAGCTTCAGCCAGAGAGTGGCAAGAGGAAATTGGAGGAGGCACTCTCCACTGAGGGGGCTGAAGAGAACAGCAACAGTGACAAAAAGAAGGCCAAGCGGGACTAGCAGTCATCTGGACCCTGCCCATGTGGACTGTTTTCTGAGCCCTTGGACCCGAGACTGAGTTTTGTCCTTTTCCTTTAGCCTTAGCAGTGGGTATGAGGTGTGCAGGGGCTGGGTGGCTTTCAGCCCATTCCAAAGAGGGCCCTCCCTCTGGACGCGACAGCCTGGGAGCCTCTGCtgtcctctccagcctcctccttaCTACTTGGGCTCATCGACTATCAGTTCTGTGCCTGTGCTCTGTTGTGTTGGAGGGAAGGACTGGTAGTTCTGATTTTTACTCTGTGAACACATTATTTAaggacattcttttttattggcgGCTCTGTGACTCCTAGCCGCTTGCACCCGCTCTCTGTTGTACACTTTCAAGCAACACTTTTTCAGACTAAAGGCCAAACAAAAGCTAATCGTGCTCATGGTGTCCTTTTTTACTCTTACCCTGGCCCCGTATGGGGGAGCTgttggtgtatgcatgtgtgtgagtctcGAGCTTCTGGAGGGGAGCAGTGAGTGTGGAGCAGGAGCTGGAAGTAGTAGTTAACTCTTGAGCAAGCAGCCCGCTGGTGGCCATCCTGGCGCTGTTCGCCTTCAGGCGTGACTTCCTAGTTCGTATGCAGAGGGGGCAGGGTGCCTTTTGCCTGGTTGGCTGGTCGGGTTACTTATTCAGCTTCTGATTGGTCGGCTAGCAGCGCCTCACAATCACTTCCTGGTCATGCTGCGGCTGCGCTCCTGTTGTACGGCCCTTGAACTACGCGTCCCGTGTGGCTCTACGGTGGCGGAAGCGGAAGCGGGTACGGAGGTACCAGCTGGTCTTCGGAGGGGGGTAGGGGGCTCCATGAATGGaagtggcggcggcggcgggagcgACCTGAGCTGGGCTCCGGGGCCAGGGCCAGGGGCTGCCCAGGGCCCGCACCGGTGTATGGGGGCGACTCGTGGATCCTAAGAGCAAGGACCGACGGCTGGGCCGAACTGGGAGGGGCGGGGCCGGGCGGCCTCGGGCCGGAGGCGCGTCGGGCTGGAGCCGGTCACGATGCCCCGAAGGAAGCAAAGCCATCCACAGCCCGTGAAATGCGAGGGGGTCaaaggtcaggggtcaggggCCTTGATCGGGGAGGAACAGGGGTGGGGTCAGTAGAGTGGGCTCAGGTCAGGGTGGAGGGGTACTCCTGAGGGTTAGGGGCGGATGATCTGGGATCTTAGCTCCCTTCCAAAGTATTAAAGGAACCTAAGGGTCATCGAGTACGGGAAGTGCAGTTCACCACAGTTGGCTCTCTGGTTCGGATTATGGCTACGGCTTGGGAGGGAGATTCCACAAGCACCCTCCCCTCTTTAGTGGATCCTGAAGATTCCTTCGACGAAGGTCCTGGGGCCCTGGTGTTGGAGAGCGATTTGCTACTAGGCCAAGATCTGGAgtttgaagaggaagaggaagaggaggaaggtgacgGCCACAACGACCAGCTCATGGGCTTTGAGAGAGACTCTGAAGGTGTGTTTAAGGGTCGTGGGTTAAGGATTAGTGGCTATTGGTAACTCAAGCCCTGTAGAAGGCGGTGCCAGCGACCAAAACACCACTCTTTCTACAACCTAGAACTCTGTAAAGGTCTCTCAGCAGCATCATTTCGCTGAGGTGAAGTTCTGGGTCTGGGCTAAAGGTGATGTGAATACAAGGGTGGGTAACCCCATTTCTTATGTGCACCTCAAGAGGTTCATGGAAGGGAATTATTTAAATAAGCTACTCTTAAAACTCTTTTTGACCAGTAGCAGCAGATCCTTTTTGTACTGAGGTTTCAGTTTCTACCCGTAAGTCTCTCACTTATTTCTTGGGCATTTTTTAAAGTCAGAGAAAAACCATATAGAAGAATCTGCCCTTTCTGTGTAATTTGCACTACATTGTTCCCACTTTTTCCCAATTGTGCCTACTTGAGGCTTTCATTTCATAATAAGCCTTATATAAAAAGGAACCTTACTAAACCAGAGCTTACAAAAAAAGATCTCGGGGTCTTTGTATTTTTACTTACCTCAAGAATTAATGTTGCTTCACATCAGCCTGCACCCCATTTCAAGCTCGTGATATTTTCCATTTGTTGGAAATGATATGTCAGCCTTAGTGTTAGTAACTAGGCTCGGAGAGGTAGAACTACATCGGGGATGAGGCAGAATAAGTGGGTCTACATGTGAGAAATGAGACTTTGGAACTCAGCCTTGAGCCATGTTGACGGTTTTTTTCCGTACATCTGTTTCACCAGGAGACTCTCAAGGGGCCAGACCTGGACTTCCCTATGGGCTGAGTGACGACGAGTCTGGGGGTGGCCGCGCACTAAGTGCGGAGAGTGAAGTTGAGGAGCCAGCAAGGGGTCCAGGGGAGGCCAGGGGTGAGAGGCCAGGCCCAGCCTGTCAGCTGTGTGGGGGGCCGACAGGTGAGGGGCCGTGTTGTGGGGCAGGAGGGCCGGGTGGGGGGCCCCCGCTGCCCCCACGGCTACTGTACTCATGCCGGCTCTGCGCCTTCGTGTCCCACTACTCGAGCCACCTGAAGcggcacatgcagacacacagcgGGGAGAAGCCGTTCCGCTGTGGCCGCTGCCCCTACGCCTCAGCCCAGCTCGTCAACCTGACACGACATACCCGCACCCATACTGGCGAGAAGCCCTACCGCTGTCCCCACTGCCCCTTTGCCTGCAGCAGCCTGGGCAACCTGAGGCGGCATCAGCGTACCCACACAGGGCCTCCCACTCCTCCCTGCCCAACCTGTGGCTTTCGATGCTGTGCTCCACGACCAACCCGGCCTCCCAGTCCCACAGAGCAGGAGGGGACAATGCCCCGGCGATCAGAAGGTAAAAAGAACACCAGAGATCTTAGGACATGGGTAGGTAGCATTAGGGACACTTGGATTAATGGCCCGTATCTCATTGTTCCCACAGATGCTCTGATCCTTCCAGACTTGAGTCTCCATGTACCACCAGGTGGTGCCAGTTTCCTGCCAGACTGTGGGCAGTTGCGGGGTGAAGGGGAGGGTTTATGTGGAACTGGATCAGAACCACTGCCAGAGCTGCTGTTCCCTTGGACCTGCCGGGGCTGTGGACAAGAACTGGAGGAGGGTGAGGGCAGCAGGTTGGGAACTGCCATGTGTGGGCGATGCATgcgaggggaggcaggagggggtgCCAGTGGGGGACCCCAGGGCCCGAGTGACAAAGGCTTTGCCTGTAGTTTATGCCCCTTTGCCACTCACTACCCCAACCACCTGGCTCGGCACATGAAGACTCACAGTGGTGAGAAACCCTTCCGTTGTGCCCGCTGTCCATATGCCTCTGCTCATCTGGATAACCTGAAACGGCACCAGCGAGTCCACACAGGAGAAAAGCCCTACAAGTGCCCCCTCTGTCCGTATGCCTGTGGCAACCTGGCCAACCTCAAGCGTCATGGTCGCATCCACTCTGGTGACAAACCTTTTCGGTGTAGCCTTTGCAACTACAGCTGCAACCAGAGCATGAACCTCAAACGTCATATGCTGCGACACACGGGCGAGAAGCCCTTCCGCTGTGCCACCTGCGCCTACACCACAGGCCACTGGGACAACTACAAGCGTCATCAGAAGGTGCATGGCCATGGTGGAGCAGGAGGGCCTGGTCTCTCTGCCCCTGAGGGCTGGGCCCCACCTCATAGCCCACCCTCTGTTTTGAGCACTCGGGGTCCAGCAGCCCTGGGTGCTACTGGTAGCAGGGCTCTTCACTCAGACTCTCCTTGAACTAGGTTCTTTTACATGGGGCCCTAGGAATTAGCCCTACACCTCCTGCATTTTATACAAATGGACTAGAAAccacctttccctttctcccccgCTGGTCAGGGGCTCCACACAGACTAACCTAGGCACTATATGGACCAGCCTGAATCCCATGGTCAGGGGGCCATATAGACCAGGGGGCCTTGTCTTAGCCCATGTACCAGATGAGCTAAGTGATTAGGACCTTGGATTCACCGCCATTGCTCCCAGGGGCCACGGATGAACTGGTTGGGAGCTGCCCAGCCTTTTACTGTTTTAACTTATTTCAGTGCTTTATAATAAAGGAAACACTAACAGAGCCATGTCTATGCTGAATTGGCAATGGCAACTATTTAGGTCTTACCCCTTGTGACAGGGCCAGTGAGAGGGAACCAAAGGTAGGCGGCAATCAGGCTGTGTTTAATGATGGGGCTGTTCAGACCGTTCACAGACCTCTGCCCATGGCCTGGCCCTGAAAAGCCAGAAGCAATCCATGGAGTGCTATAGTTCCTCTCCAAGGCAGGTAGCCACGGTCCCTTGAACTTTGTGCAAAATACTAAATGCTAATTTGGCATCAAGGGCTAGCTCTGAAAAAGAGACAATGATCTGTGTAGCCAGcccaggaaagggaagggaaggtacAGTACGGTTAGGAGGCCCCTGGCCAAGAGGAACAGGAGAAGTAGGAAGGGAGTAGGAAAAGACTCCCCTAACTTGGGAGCATAGGCACAGGGCAAGTTTGTATAAATCTCTCAGGTAGAGGGCAGACATCCAGgcagctgagattacagatcCTCATCTCCAATGCCCTCGAAGGCGAAATTGCCGTGGACGGCACTGGCACTGGCATCTGTGCTGGGACTGCCAATCCCTCGCAAGCTCACAGCACTCAGTTTACTCTGTaacagaggtgggaggagggtcAGAGGGTGGCAGTCTGTGAGGCCCTACAGGCAACCTCACCAACCCTGTAACtcactgagagtttgaccatgGATTCCCGGCTGGCGTCTGGTGACTCCTGCAGGGAAGGAGGCAGAACAGTTAGATTTAGGAGCAAAGAGAAGGCAAGGCTGAGCTGGGAGCCAAAGGTGTTAACTGACAATTAACTTACGAGCAATGGTGGGGACTTCACTGCTTGCTGGCTGTCTGAACGTCTCAGGGTGCCCCCCACCCGCCGACGCAGCATCTGAGGACAGATtgataaagacaggaaaattcACTTCAGAGCCCAACCACTTCCCGATCCTCCCAAGAGAAACCTTATTCCTAGGACAAATCAGGAGAGCACAGCCACTCAGCTGCTCAGTCTCTGTCAATTACCTTCCTGATACTGCCCCCAGATTTCTTCACCATCAGCTCATCTACCATGGACTGCAGGCAGATGCTCATCATGATAGCCTGAGGGTAAGAAGAAGGCTCAGTCTGACTAGACAAGTCATCCCCACCCAAGCCTAGACTTGGGGACCTGAAGGCTCCATAAGAGCTCCGAGGGTGGGCTCATACCTGTGGGCTGGTGATGGTGACCCATTGTAACCGGTCCTTGCTCATGAGGTATTCAAAAGCCAGTTCCAGGCGCACCTCACCCCGACCCCGGCTTGGACTGCTTGTGCCCCCACTGGGGAGTGGCACCTAGAAGAGGAATAGGGTTCAGGCTGAATTCATCTCTGTCAAGTTGTGGGACCTCTGCAGCCTGGAAGCTTACGGCTTGTCAGATCTCCATCTCAAAATGCCTCCCATCGTTCTGACTTTCTCTGGGAAGTCAGCCACACAGGCATCAAAGTGCAGATAGCCAGAGTTTGGGCCAGCCACAAGAACTGAGAAAAGCCCAGTCACAGAAGAAGGCCAACACCAGCCATTGGAAAGCTGAGGTGGGAGGTtcatgagttccaagacaactgGGCTAtacagttccaggccagtaatAGGAACATAACTAGAAAGAAACTCACAGAGGAGGTGACCCGCCAGCATCGCATTCGGGTAACCCGGAAGGAGCCTTCACGGAGTTGCTGGCCCGGTAGTCGCAGCTGGAGACTGAGCTCACTGTTGCCTGCACTGACCACAACAGGGCAATCCTTTTCTGGAAAGTCAGCCACACAGGCATCAAAGCGCAGATAGCCATAGTGCCGCAGAGTTTGGGCCAGCCGCAAGAACTGAAAAATGGTTACCAGGTGTGCTTAGTTACAAGATCTGCAGGGAGTAGCTCAGAGCTAGTAACCCTTGCAGGGAGACAAAGGAGAAAACTGCGCACCTCCTTTTTTGAGACCTTCTCTTGTAAAGATTTGAGCTGCCGGTGCTGCTCTTTGGTAACCAGGATCCAGCCATGCTCAATGTCTGACACCGTCTACATACAGTGGAGACAATGAATGGAAAGTTGGGGGTCCCAGTTAGTGCTTCCAGTGAAGTGATCCAAGCATGCTCTGTCAGCACCGCTGAGAGCTAACTGCAGTGAGACCTTGACCTTATCAGTTGACAGAGTCAGTGTCAGGACCTTGGACCGTGTTCTAGGAACTTCCTCACAAAATGGGAACCAGTCGTGGAGTTTTCTTGGGAAAGTGGAATACCAGAGTCTCTTTAGGGCAAGGGTTCTGAGGCAGCTCCAAACTCACCTGTGCATAAAGCAGGTTCAGGCCAACCCGGTTCTCCATGACATCGTCGTCATAGGCAGAGTCCCAGTAACTGAGGCCAAAAGGTGGAAATGGGTAATGGGGCTAAGCAAAAGTAGATTGGAAAATGGGCAAGCAAACAATTGCAACTATGGGTAATTAATGGTGGAACAGTAGGAGAGGGGTGGGAGGTGTAGGGACAGCATCCACTGCTGTTCCCTTGGCAAGATAAAGCTACTTCATCCAGCCCATGCCCTCTCCTGCTTTAAGGCTCAGCTCTGACCTCTTTCTGAGCACAATCTTATACTCTTGACTCCGAAGACTGGTGACAGATACATAAGGCAGCTCAAACTCCTGCAGCTTCCGTACAACTACAGATTAAAAAAGGGAACAAGGAACGTGTGATCAGACTAAAGAGGAAGGAAAGCCATGGACGTGCTGGGAGGAAATGTCCCATTCTGACATCAG is a window from the Mastomys coucha isolate ucsf_1 unplaced genomic scaffold, UCSF_Mcou_1 pScaffold6, whole genome shotgun sequence genome containing:
- the Znf513 gene encoding zinc finger protein 513, giving the protein MPRRKQSHPQPVKCEGVKVDPEDSFDEGPGALVLESDLLLGQDLEFEEEEEEEEGDGHNDQLMGFERDSEGDSQGARPGLPYGLSDDESGGGRALSAESEVEEPARGPGEARGERPGPACQLCGGPTGEGPCCGAGGPGGGPPLPPRLLYSCRLCAFVSHYSSHLKRHMQTHSGEKPFRCGRCPYASAQLVNLTRHTRTHTGEKPYRCPHCPFACSSLGNLRRHQRTHTGPPTPPCPTCGFRCCAPRPTRPPSPTEQEGTMPRRSEDALILPDLSLHVPPGGASFLPDCGQLRGEGEGLCGTGSEPLPELLFPWTCRGCGQELEEGEGSRLGTAMCGRCMRGEAGGGASGGPQGPSDKGFACSLCPFATHYPNHLARHMKTHSGEKPFRCARCPYASAHLDNLKRHQRVHTGEKPYKCPLCPYACGNLANLKRHGRIHSGDKPFRCSLCNYSCNQSMNLKRHMLRHTGEKPFRCATCAYTTGHWDNYKRHQKVHGHGGAGGPGLSAPEGWAPPHSPPSVLSTRGPAALGATGSRALHSDSP
- the Snx17 gene encoding sorting nexin-17 codes for the protein MHFSIPETESRSGDSGGSAYVAYNIHVNGVLHCRVRYSQLLGLHEQLRKEYGANVLPAFPPKKLFSLTPAEVEQRREQLEKYMQAVRQDPLLGSSETFNSFLRRAQQETQQVPTEEVSLEVLLSNGQKVLVSVLTSDQTEDVLEAVAAKLDLPDDLIGYFSLFLVREKEDGAFSFVRKLQEFELPYVSVTSLRSQEYKIVLRKSYWDSAYDDDVMENRVGLNLLYAQTVSDIEHGWILVTKEQHRQLKSLQEKVSKKEFLRLAQTLRHYGYLRFDACVADFPEKDCPVVVSAGNSELSLQLRLPGQQLREGSFRVTRMRCWRVTSSVPLPSGGTSSPSRGRGEVRLELAFEYLMSKDRLQWVTITSPQAIMMSICLQSMVDELMVKKSGGSIRKMLRRRVGGTLRRSDSQQAVKSPPLLESPDASRESMVKLSSKLSAVSLRGIGSPSTDASASAVHGNFAFEGIGDEDL